The proteins below are encoded in one region of Sphingobacterium sp. R2:
- a CDS encoding nucleoside permease, protein MSIKLRLTIMSFFQFFVWGAWLITIANYWFGTKQWDGTQFGAIFATMGIASLFMPTLMGIIADRWINAERLYFILHLCYAGVLFYLPQVNDPNTFFYAMLAAMCFYMPTLALSNSIAYTALNENNYDLVKAFPPIRVFGTIGFIVAMWITNLTGSKATAFQFYIAGTAALALSLYAFTLPKCPPKKLQQENASWTQLLGLEAFKLFGNYKMALFFIFSMFLGAALQLTNAYGDVFLDEFKFYPKFAESFVVKYSTIIMSISQISETLFILAIPFFLKRFGIKKVMLISMLAWVLRFGLFSFGDPAGGLWMIVLSCIVYGMAFDFFNISGSLFVETSTTSSIRSSAQGLFMMMTNGFGAVVGSFASGWIIDQYFTKSFQHSKDLAQYLDTTVDNTHFLHFLKERNISILPDGVLSGNLMLKDWHDIWLAFALYTFVIAILFALFFRHKHER, encoded by the coding sequence ATGTCTATTAAATTAAGATTGACCATCATGAGCTTCTTTCAGTTCTTCGTCTGGGGAGCATGGTTGATTACAATAGCGAACTATTGGTTTGGCACAAAGCAATGGGATGGTACGCAATTTGGAGCCATTTTTGCAACAATGGGAATCGCATCTCTATTTATGCCTACACTAATGGGAATCATTGCCGATCGGTGGATAAATGCAGAAAGATTATATTTTATTCTTCACTTATGTTATGCTGGTGTTTTATTCTATTTACCTCAGGTAAATGATCCAAACACCTTTTTTTATGCGATGCTTGCGGCGATGTGTTTTTATATGCCGACTTTGGCGCTATCGAATTCCATCGCTTATACTGCACTAAATGAAAACAACTATGATCTGGTCAAAGCATTTCCCCCTATCCGAGTGTTTGGCACAATCGGTTTCATCGTCGCGATGTGGATCACCAATTTAACGGGTAGCAAAGCAACGGCCTTTCAATTTTATATCGCCGGAACTGCAGCCTTAGCTTTAAGTCTCTACGCGTTTACGTTACCAAAATGTCCTCCGAAAAAATTACAACAGGAAAATGCTTCTTGGACACAGCTATTGGGCTTAGAAGCGTTTAAACTTTTTGGAAATTATAAAATGGCTTTATTTTTTATTTTTTCCATGTTCTTAGGCGCAGCACTCCAGTTGACCAACGCCTACGGCGACGTATTTTTGGATGAATTTAAATTCTACCCCAAATTTGCAGAATCTTTCGTCGTGAAATATTCGACGATCATTATGTCAATTTCACAGATATCCGAAACGCTCTTTATTCTTGCTATTCCATTCTTCCTGAAAAGATTTGGTATAAAAAAGGTGATGCTGATTTCGATGTTAGCTTGGGTTTTACGTTTTGGATTGTTCTCCTTTGGTGACCCTGCTGGCGGGCTTTGGATGATTGTATTATCCTGCATCGTATATGGCATGGCCTTTGATTTTTTTAATATTTCAGGCTCACTGTTTGTCGAAACCTCCACAACCTCCAGTATACGCAGTTCTGCCCAAGGTTTGTTTATGATGATGACAAATGGCTTTGGCGCCGTGGTAGGCAGTTTTGCTTCTGGGTGGATCATTGATCAATACTTTACCAAAAGTTTTCAGCATAGCAAAGATTTAGCCCAATACCTGGACACAACAGTGGATAACACTCACTTTCTGCACTTCTTAAAGGAAAGAAATATTTCGATCTTACCTGACGGTGTTTTAAGCGGAAATCTTATGCTAAAAGACTGGCATGATATCTGGCTTGCATTTGCGCTCTACACCTTTGTTATCGCAATTCTTTTTGCTTTATTCTTTAGACATAAACACGAGCGTTAA
- a CDS encoding calcineurin-like phosphoesterase family protein, protein MKTFLALAISWAFVHATHAQDFAKGKVYLDVNKNGKLDKNEKGIASVSVSNGREVTTTDKDGNYQLPIGNDNIIFVVKPAGYAVPLDENNHPKFYYIHKLNGSPASKYPAVAATGKIPAAVNFALYQQEEDPNFSAFVFGDPQAYTEEELSYFKNGVINGISDKTIAKFGISLGDLVGDDLSLQPKYKSVISTMGLPWYNVMGNHDMNYDAKVDSLSDESFEKTFGPNNYAFNYGNAHFIILDNIIYPNPRTGKGYLGGFRKDQLEFVENDLKNVAKDKLIVLAFHIPLYHQNSDVFRNEDRQRLFDMLAPFKHTLSLSAHTHFQRQYFYGQKDGWKQEKPHHEYNVGTTSGDWYSGELNEKGIPVSTMRDGTPKGYAILKIQDNQYSFDYKVVDKPATYQIDLYGASVIPEKYSKRYPIYANFFIGKEGDKVRYRINQGEWKEMDFVNENDPAFLNSLAKYDTATELKNTRRPSNPEKSSHLWVANLPKLKAGKYHIEVEAIDLFNRTHVATKTIEVR, encoded by the coding sequence ATGAAAACATTTTTGGCATTAGCAATTTCCTGGGCATTCGTACATGCTACGCACGCACAAGATTTTGCAAAAGGAAAGGTTTATTTGGACGTAAACAAAAACGGAAAATTAGATAAAAATGAGAAAGGTATTGCGTCTGTTTCTGTTAGTAACGGACGTGAGGTAACTACCACAGATAAAGATGGTAATTATCAATTGCCCATTGGGAATGACAATATCATTTTCGTCGTCAAACCAGCAGGTTATGCCGTACCTTTAGATGAAAATAATCATCCAAAATTCTATTATATCCATAAATTGAACGGCAGTCCAGCTTCAAAATACCCTGCCGTAGCTGCCACAGGGAAAATCCCTGCTGCGGTAAATTTTGCTTTGTATCAGCAAGAAGAGGATCCAAACTTTTCAGCTTTTGTTTTCGGTGATCCACAGGCTTACACGGAGGAAGAACTGTCCTATTTCAAAAACGGGGTGATCAACGGAATTTCGGATAAGACAATTGCAAAATTTGGCATCAGCTTAGGCGATTTAGTGGGCGACGATCTTTCCCTACAGCCAAAATATAAATCGGTGATTTCTACCATGGGATTGCCTTGGTATAATGTTATGGGAAACCATGATATGAACTATGATGCCAAAGTAGATAGCCTTTCCGATGAATCATTCGAGAAAACGTTTGGTCCCAACAATTATGCATTCAACTATGGGAATGCGCATTTTATTATCCTAGACAATATTATTTATCCGAATCCACGCACAGGAAAAGGTTATTTAGGTGGATTTCGTAAAGATCAGCTAGAGTTTGTGGAAAATGACTTAAAAAACGTTGCTAAAGATAAATTAATTGTGCTGGCGTTCCATATTCCTTTATACCATCAAAACTCAGATGTTTTTCGTAACGAAGATAGACAACGTCTTTTTGATATGCTCGCTCCATTTAAGCATACATTGTCTTTATCGGCACATACACACTTTCAGCGGCAGTATTTCTATGGGCAAAAAGACGGATGGAAACAAGAGAAGCCGCATCACGAGTATAACGTAGGCACGACATCGGGTGATTGGTACTCTGGCGAGTTGAATGAAAAAGGAATTCCTGTTTCTACAATGCGGGATGGTACACCAAAAGGATATGCTATTTTGAAAATTCAAGATAATCAATACAGTTTCGATTACAAGGTTGTCGATAAGCCGGCAACGTATCAGATTGACTTATATGGTGCTTCGGTTATTCCGGAAAAGTACAGCAAAAGATATCCGATATACGCTAATTTCTTTATAGGAAAGGAGGGCGACAAGGTCAGGTATAGAATCAATCAGGGGGAATGGAAAGAAATGGACTTTGTAAATGAAAACGATCCAGCATTTCTAAATTCGTTGGCTAAATATGATACAGCAACTGAATTGAAGAACACTCGTAGACCTTCTAATCCTGAAAAATCCAGTCATTTGTGGGTCGCTAATCTGCCAAAACTTAAAGCAGGCAAATATCATATTGAGGTTGAGGCGATCGATCTTTTCAATAGAACGCATGTTGCAACGAAAACTATAGAGGTAAGATAA